Proteins encoded together in one Thermovenabulum gondwanense window:
- a CDS encoding DUF512 domain-containing protein, protein MGKAKVYYIKENSLAKKAGINIGDEICSINGKPIEDILDYKFYSTEEKVEILLKTKEGEKKVYIEKDFDEDLGIEFKNPIIDTIKVCKNKCIFCFVDQMPKGLRSSLYVKDDDYRLSFLKGTYITLTNLTLQDKKKIYDMHLSPLYISVHATDVKIRNFLLGVENGLNILECLEEFKENGINFHTQIVVCPGINDKEVLKKTIEDLTELYPAILSIAVVPVGLTRFRENLFPLRDFTSMEALEVIKLVQNYQKDNLRKFGKRLVFAADEFYEKASLNFPHYKTYEDFAQWENGVGMVSLLRHQISCHKNKLPGKLLKKRHVTIVTGCSAYKILKNELAFMKNIENLRLEIKAVKNNFFGESVTVAGLIAGMDIISQLKDEDLGDEVLIPSVMVNEGKFLDDVTVEQVSRNLNTPFKVVPVNGKALLNSIINIRLGGKTWDLQQP, encoded by the coding sequence TTGGGAAAGGCAAAGGTTTATTATATAAAAGAAAATAGTTTGGCGAAAAAAGCAGGAATAAATATAGGAGACGAAATTTGTTCTATTAATGGTAAACCTATTGAAGATATTCTGGATTACAAGTTTTACTCCACTGAAGAAAAAGTTGAAATACTGCTTAAGACAAAAGAAGGGGAAAAAAAGGTATATATTGAAAAGGATTTTGATGAGGATCTGGGAATCGAATTCAAAAATCCCATTATTGATACAATAAAGGTCTGTAAAAATAAGTGTATATTTTGCTTTGTTGATCAAATGCCAAAGGGTTTACGTTCCTCACTTTATGTGAAAGATGATGATTATCGTTTATCTTTTCTTAAAGGCACTTACATCACCCTTACAAATCTAACTCTTCAAGACAAGAAAAAAATATACGATATGCATTTAAGCCCCCTTTATATCTCTGTTCATGCAACGGATGTAAAAATAAGAAATTTTTTGCTGGGAGTTGAAAATGGTTTAAATATTCTTGAATGTTTGGAAGAATTTAAAGAGAATGGGATTAATTTTCACACTCAAATTGTTGTTTGTCCGGGCATAAATGATAAAGAAGTGCTTAAAAAAACTATAGAGGACCTTACGGAACTTTACCCCGCAATTCTTTCGATAGCCGTTGTACCGGTCGGGCTTACCCGATTCAGGGAAAATTTATTTCCATTAAGGGATTTTACATCAATGGAAGCTCTTGAGGTGATCAAACTTGTTCAAAATTATCAGAAAGATAATTTGAGAAAATTTGGTAAAAGGCTTGTTTTTGCGGCCGATGAGTTTTATGAAAAAGCGAGCTTAAACTTTCCTCACTATAAAACTTATGAAGATTTTGCTCAGTGGGAAAATGGAGTCGGTATGGTTTCATTATTACGGCATCAGATTAGTTGTCATAAGAACAAGCTACCCGGGAAACTGCTTAAAAAGAGGCATGTTACAATTGTAACGGGATGTTCTGCATACAAAATTTTAAAAAATGAACTGGCTTTTATGAAAAACATAGAAAATTTAAGATTGGAAATAAAAGCTGTAAAAAACAACTTTTTTGGTGAATCGGTCACCGTGGCAGGACTAATAGCAGGAATGGATATTATCTCACAGCTGAAAGATGAGGATTTGGGTGATGAAGTGCTAATTCCTTCAGTTATGGTAAATGAAGGTAAGTTTCTTGATGATGTAACCGTAGAACAGGTATCAAGAAATCTAAATACACCTTTTAAAGTAGTTCCTGTCAACGGCAAGGCCCTCCTCAACAGCATAATAAATATTAGATTGGGGGGAAAAACATGGGATTTACAGCAACCATAA
- a CDS encoding DUF3189 family protein: MKIFYYCYGSAHSSVVAAAIHTGYLPMDRIPEYKEFIKLPYYDKTKNNEIGTPFFMGKDEFENEIFIIGMTNERELIKKIIISYLKECGIDHNQIYMVGTLQLVNLKTKIGGILSRRLGLVFPGRPLTIKGIQERYFDFVDLVKEVKKKFNEINFLT, from the coding sequence ATGAAAATATTTTACTATTGTTATGGAAGTGCTCATTCTTCGGTAGTGGCAGCTGCCATTCATACAGGATATCTTCCGATGGATAGAATACCGGAGTATAAAGAATTTATAAAATTACCCTATTACGATAAAACAAAAAATAATGAAATAGGCACCCCTTTTTTTATGGGTAAGGATGAATTCGAAAATGAAATTTTTATCATAGGCATGACCAATGAAAGAGAATTGATAAAGAAAATTATAATTTCCTATCTAAAAGAGTGCGGGATTGATCATAACCAAATATATATGGTTGGCACCTTACAACTGGTAAATTTAAAGACAAAAATTGGTGGGATTTTATCCCGAAGACTCGGGCTCGTTTTTCCTGGAAGACCGTTGACTATAAAAGGTATTCAGGAAAGGTATTTTGATTTTGTCGATCTGGTAAAAGAAGTTAAAAAAAAATTCAATGAAATTAATTTCTTGACTTGA
- a CDS encoding DUF3189 family protein, with protein sequence MKVIYADYWGSYISVVAASIHLGLIIEYNYDKLINLQEFCDRNCKEQGRLIFFGTDKKGRKVYILGVKKSGKIVERALKGISEIYDIGKDNLYFIDLSNYKNIYIKAGEFFCKKMNCKSIGQKLIIYGIKKNFTELKKLILKIRE encoded by the coding sequence ATGAAAGTAATATATGCTGATTACTGGGGCAGCTACATTTCTGTAGTAGCTGCTTCCATTCATTTAGGACTTATTATTGAGTACAATTATGATAAATTAATAAATTTACAGGAGTTTTGCGATAGAAATTGTAAAGAACAGGGGAGGCTCATTTTTTTTGGAACCGATAAAAAGGGTAGAAAGGTTTATATTTTGGGAGTAAAAAAATCCGGTAAAATTGTGGAAAGGGCTTTAAAAGGAATTTCTGAGATTTACGATATCGGAAAAGATAATTTATATTTTATAGATTTATCTAATTATAAAAATATTTATATTAAAGCAGGCGAATTTTTTTGTAAAAAAATGAATTGTAAAAGCATTGGACAAAAACTTATCATTTACGGAATAAAGAAAAATTTTACAGAATTGAAAAAGTTAATATTAAAAATTAGAGAATAA
- the der gene encoding ribosome biogenesis GTPase Der: protein MGFTATIIGRPNVGKSTLFNRIIGKRVSIVDDKPGVTRDRIYGQVEWRDKKFTLVDTGGIEPGNEDIIFSKVLHQVELALESTDVIVFLVDGKEGLTPIDEDVAQILRKSKKPVILVVNKVDNFETQSETAFEYYKLGFGDPILISAAHGVNIGDLLDRIVGYIPDEEIAEYDEDVIKIAVVGRPNVGKSSLVNSILGEERVIVSDIPGTTRDAIDTLFEYQGKKMVLIDTAGLRRKSRVKEDIEFYSNLRAIGAIERSDVVLMVIDATSKIAEQDKKIAGLAHEEGKAMIIVVNKWDAVEKDDKTMNKYTEEIKEEFKFAEYAPVVFVSALTKKRVPKILELIEFVMNYYTFRVEKKILRELLDEAMTIVPPPVIKGKRLKIYDAEQIGIKPPTFSFLVNDPEILHFSYQRYLENKLREKFGFEGTPIFFKIKKKEKKK, encoded by the coding sequence ATGGGATTTACAGCAACCATAATAGGAAGGCCAAATGTAGGAAAATCTACCTTATTTAACAGAATAATCGGGAAAAGAGTCTCCATTGTTGATGATAAACCAGGTGTGACAAGGGATCGAATTTACGGGCAGGTGGAGTGGAGAGATAAAAAATTTACATTGGTAGATACGGGCGGAATAGAGCCGGGAAATGAAGATATAATTTTTTCAAAAGTTCTTCACCAGGTGGAATTGGCTTTGGAGAGCACCGATGTAATAGTATTTCTTGTGGATGGGAAGGAAGGATTGACCCCAATTGATGAGGATGTGGCCCAGATTTTAAGGAAAAGTAAAAAACCGGTTATTTTAGTAGTAAACAAAGTAGATAATTTTGAAACCCAATCGGAAACTGCATTCGAGTATTATAAATTAGGTTTTGGGGATCCTATATTGATTTCTGCCGCTCATGGTGTAAATATTGGTGATTTACTTGATAGGATTGTAGGATATATTCCGGACGAGGAGATTGCAGAATACGACGAAGATGTAATTAAAATAGCGGTGGTGGGTAGACCCAATGTGGGTAAGTCTTCTCTTGTTAATTCAATTTTAGGAGAAGAAAGGGTAATTGTTAGCGACATTCCCGGGACCACACGGGATGCTATCGATACTTTGTTTGAATATCAGGGGAAGAAAATGGTATTGATAGATACGGCCGGTTTGAGAAGGAAAAGCAGGGTTAAGGAGGACATAGAATTTTACAGTAATTTAAGGGCTATTGGTGCTATAGAAAGGTCTGATGTGGTTTTAATGGTGATAGATGCCACTTCAAAAATAGCGGAACAGGACAAGAAGATTGCAGGACTTGCCCATGAAGAAGGTAAAGCAATGATAATTGTGGTAAATAAATGGGATGCGGTGGAAAAAGACGACAAAACTATGAATAAATACACTGAAGAAATAAAAGAAGAATTTAAATTTGCTGAGTATGCACCTGTTGTTTTTGTTTCGGCGCTTACGAAGAAAAGGGTGCCAAAAATTTTGGAGCTGATAGAATTTGTAATGAATTACTATACCTTTAGAGTAGAAAAAAAGATACTGAGAGAACTTTTGGATGAAGCTATGACAATAGTACCTCCTCCGGTAATTAAAGGGAAACGATTGAAAATTTACGATGCTGAGCAAATAGGTATAAAACCCCCTACCTTTAGTTTTCTTGTAAACGATCCCGAAATCCTGCATTTTTCTTATCAGCGCTATTTGGAGAACAAATTAAGAGAAAAATTTGGTTTTGAGGGCACTCCTATCTTTTTCAAAATAAAAAAGAAGGAAAAGAAAAAATAA